One segment of Arvicanthis niloticus isolate mArvNil1 chromosome 5, mArvNil1.pat.X, whole genome shotgun sequence DNA contains the following:
- the Fndc10 gene encoding fibronectin type III domain-containing protein 10 yields the protein MRAPPLLLLLAACAPPSGAAVDPTPPGWEPAPDAPWCPYKVLSEGPEAGGGRLCFRSPVRGFRCQTPGCVTLASAGGSLRAHVLRNRSVLLQWRLAPAEARRVRVFALNCSWRGTYTRFPCDRVLLGASCRDYLLPDVHDSVRYRLCLQPLPLRADLAAAPPELAECVEFTAEPAAMQEIVVAMTAVGGSICVMLVVICLLVAYITENLMHPTFRRPSLRRQP from the coding sequence ATGCGCGCtccgccgctgctgctgctgctggctgcctGCGCGCCACCGTCTGGCGCCGCTGTGGACCCGACGCCGCCGGGCTGGGAGCCGGCCCCCGACGCGCCCTGGTGCCCCTACAAGGTGCTGTCCGAGGGCCCAGAGGCGGGCGGTGGGCGCCTGTGCTTTCGCAGCCCCGTTCGGGGCTTCCGCTGCCAGACGCCGGGCTGCGTAACGCTGGCCTCGGCGGGTGGCTCGCTGCGCGCCCACGTCCTGCGCAATCGCAGCGTGCTGCTGCAGTGGCGCCTGGCTCCTGCCGAGGCGCGCCGCGTGCGCGTCTTCGCGCTAAACTGCTCGTGGCGTGGCACCTATACGCGCTTCCCGTGCGATCGCGTGCTTTTGGGTGCCTCCTGCCGCGACTACCTGCTGCCCGACGTGCACGACAGTGTGCGCTACCGCCTGTGCCTGCAGCCGCTGCCTCTGCGCGCCGATCTCGCCGCCGCCCCGCCAGAACTGGCTGAGTGCGTGGAGTTCACCGCTGAACCGGCAGCTATGCAGGAGATCGTGGTGGCCATGACGGCGGTAGGCGGCTCCATCTGTGTCATGCTGGTGGTCATCTGCCTGCTGGTTGCCTACATCACCGAGAACCTCATGCACCCGACCTTCCGGCGACCCAGTCTGCGCAGGCAGCCCTGA